In Papaver somniferum cultivar HN1 chromosome 1, ASM357369v1, whole genome shotgun sequence, a genomic segment contains:
- the LOC113316598 gene encoding uncharacterized protein LOC113316598 isoform X2: MAALIQCGRNVLRGLVKKTVLHRCSDSLYNPFLFASQGIRYRKLEIILTTSVEKLGKAGETVKVAPGYFRNHLMPKMFAVPNIEKYAYLIREQCKLHQPEEVEAVVKVVPQTKEDKMKKYQAAAKRLDNARLVLRRQIRVNKDSGTSVYELQSPVTRDELAAEVARQLCVNIQPENLYLPEPFSTVDSFEVPLHLPKSIPLPEGKVRWTLDVKVRGK; encoded by the exons ATGGCTGCTCTCATTCAATGTGGCAGAAATGTTCTACGGGGACTCGTTAAGAAGACGGTCTTACATCGCTGTTCTGATTCATTGTATAATCCCTTCCTATTTGCCAGTCAAGGTATAAGATACAGAAAATTGGAAATCATACTTACTACG agtGTAGAGAAGCTTGGGAAGGCTGGTGAGACTGTGAAAGTAGCGCCTGGATATTTCAGGAATCATTTGATGCCCAAGATGTTTGCTGTACCAAATATCGAAAAGTATGCCTACCTTATCAGGGAACAATGCAAG CTTCACCAGCCTGAGGAAGTGGAGGCAGTGGTGAAAGTTGTTCCTCAAACGAAGGAGGATAAGATGAAAAAATATCAGGCAGCAGCTAAACGCTTAGATAATGCTCGACTG GTGCTGAGGAGGCAAATTCGAGTAAACAAAGACTCAGGTACGTCAGTATATGAACTGCAATCACCTGTGACCAGAGATGAGCTTGCGGCTGAG GTGGCAAGACAACTTTGTGTGAATATCCAGCCAGAAAACTTGTACTTACCTGAACCCTTTTCAACTGTGGACTCATTTGAGGTGCCACTGCATCTGCCGAAATCCATTCCATTGCCAGAGGGAAAGGTTCGCTGGACTCTAGATGTTAAAGTCAGAGGAAAATAA
- the LOC113316598 gene encoding uncharacterized protein LOC113316598 isoform X1, whose translation MAALIQCGRNVLRGLVKKTVLHRCSDSLYNPFLFASQGIRYRKLEIILTTSVEKLGKAGETVKVAPGYFRNHLMPKMFAVPNIEKYAYLIREQCKLHQPEEVEAVVKVVPQTKEDKMKKYQAAAKRLDNARLVLRRQIRVNKDSGTSVYELQSPVTRDELAAEVARQLCVNIQPENLYLPEPFSTVDSFEVPLHLPKSIPLPEGKAENLPPVIQKQSFRLTVQRLP comes from the exons ATGGCTGCTCTCATTCAATGTGGCAGAAATGTTCTACGGGGACTCGTTAAGAAGACGGTCTTACATCGCTGTTCTGATTCATTGTATAATCCCTTCCTATTTGCCAGTCAAGGTATAAGATACAGAAAATTGGAAATCATACTTACTACG agtGTAGAGAAGCTTGGGAAGGCTGGTGAGACTGTGAAAGTAGCGCCTGGATATTTCAGGAATCATTTGATGCCCAAGATGTTTGCTGTACCAAATATCGAAAAGTATGCCTACCTTATCAGGGAACAATGCAAG CTTCACCAGCCTGAGGAAGTGGAGGCAGTGGTGAAAGTTGTTCCTCAAACGAAGGAGGATAAGATGAAAAAATATCAGGCAGCAGCTAAACGCTTAGATAATGCTCGACTG GTGCTGAGGAGGCAAATTCGAGTAAACAAAGACTCAGGTACGTCAGTATATGAACTGCAATCACCTGTGACCAGAGATGAGCTTGCGGCTGAG GTGGCAAGACAACTTTGTGTGAATATCCAGCCAGAAAACTTGTACTTACCTGAACCCTTTTCAACTGTGGACTCATTTGAGGTGCCACTGCATCTGCCGAAATCCATTCCATTGCCAGAGGGAAAG GCCGAAAACCTACCTCCGGTGATTCAAAAGCAGAGTTTCAGACTTACAGTACAAAGGTTACCTTGA
- the LOC113316598 gene encoding uncharacterized protein LOC113316598 isoform X3, with protein sequence MAALIQCGRNVLRGLVKKTVLHRCSDSLYNPFLFASQGIRYRKLEIILTTSVEKLGKAGETVKVAPGYFRNHLMPKMFAVPNIEKYAYLIREQCKVLRRQIRVNKDSGTSVYELQSPVTRDELAAEVARQLCVNIQPENLYLPEPFSTVDSFEVPLHLPKSIPLPEGKAENLPPVIQKQSFRLTVQRLP encoded by the exons ATGGCTGCTCTCATTCAATGTGGCAGAAATGTTCTACGGGGACTCGTTAAGAAGACGGTCTTACATCGCTGTTCTGATTCATTGTATAATCCCTTCCTATTTGCCAGTCAAGGTATAAGATACAGAAAATTGGAAATCATACTTACTACG agtGTAGAGAAGCTTGGGAAGGCTGGTGAGACTGTGAAAGTAGCGCCTGGATATTTCAGGAATCATTTGATGCCCAAGATGTTTGCTGTACCAAATATCGAAAAGTATGCCTACCTTATCAGGGAACAATGCAAG GTGCTGAGGAGGCAAATTCGAGTAAACAAAGACTCAGGTACGTCAGTATATGAACTGCAATCACCTGTGACCAGAGATGAGCTTGCGGCTGAG GTGGCAAGACAACTTTGTGTGAATATCCAGCCAGAAAACTTGTACTTACCTGAACCCTTTTCAACTGTGGACTCATTTGAGGTGCCACTGCATCTGCCGAAATCCATTCCATTGCCAGAGGGAAAG GCCGAAAACCTACCTCCGGTGATTCAAAAGCAGAGTTTCAGACTTACAGTACAAAGGTTACCTTGA